AAAATTACTTTTCCGTCTCTCAAATCCTGAAGTGCTTCTTCTATTGTGTTGTAATTATATTTTTGTGACATAAGACATATCCTCCTATTCTAAAATCCAAATGTCTCAAGAAATTCCATAGTAATTTTTGATTCCTGTTTTTCGGGTTTACTCGTTTTGATGCCTAGTAAGCGCTCTACATACTTGCCTATAACATCGTTTTCTAAGTTAACTATATCCCCTGCATTTTTTCCAAGCAGCGTAGTTTCTTCTCCTGTATGTGGTATGACCGATACAGCAAAGCTGGATTCATCTAATTTTGCAACCGTAAGGCTTATTCCATCTATGCAAATCGAGCCCTTTTCCACTATCAAATGCAGGATGTCCTTTGAGGTTTCAATCCTTACCCATATAGCATTTTCTTCGCGAATCATGGATTTAATAACCCCAGTTCCATCTATATGTCCGCTTACTATATGTCCGCCAAACCTTCCATCTGCAGCCATTGCACGCTCTAGGTTTACCTGACTTCCTGCCTTGCAGCTTCCCAGACTGCTTCTCCTAATAGTCTCTGCCATTACATCTGCTGTGAATCCGTCAGGCTGAAGAGATGTAACCGTTAGGCACACTCCATTTACTGCAATGCTATCTCCGATTTTTGTTCCTTCCAAAACCTTCCTAGCTTTTACCGCTATGACTCCCGATTCACCACTAAGCTGCATGTGAGAGACTTTTCCTTTTTCTTCTACAATCCCTGTAAACATTGCTCCTCCTCTTTCATGCATACCTTATATCTTATTTTGATATCTTCGCCTATCTGTTGAACTTCTAAGCATCTTAGCTTAAATGCATCTCTTGGCACTTCTACTCCTATGCCTTCAACTGGACTCTTGCTACTTGCTCCACCAAATATCTTTGGTGCAATAAAGGCTTGAACTTCATTTACTATGCCTGCCCTTAGAGCACTGTCGTTCAAAGTTCCTCCTCCCTCAAGGAGTATGCTATCTATTCCTTTATCTCCAATGAATGACATCAGCTTATTAAGGTCTATTCGCTTATCATCACCCAGGCAGCAAACCGTCTCTATACCCGCATCCTGAAGTATCTTCAGTTTCTCTTCTGCATATGTAATATCTGAATATGCAATTATTGTTTGCTGCTTTTTTGCGCTCTTTACAATCTGGCTATCGAGAGGAATTCTTAACTTGCTGTCACAT
The nucleotide sequence above comes from Eubacterium sulci ATCC 35585. Encoded proteins:
- a CDS encoding riboflavin synthase subunit alpha (catalyzes the formation of riboflavin from 6,7-dimethyl-8-(1-D-ribityl)lumazine) gives rise to the protein MFTGIVEEKGKVSHMQLSGESGVIAVKARKVLEGTKIGDSIAVNGVCLTVTSLQPDGFTADVMAETIRRSSLGSCKAGSQVNLERAMAADGRFGGHIVSGHIDGTGVIKSMIREENAIWVRIETSKDILHLIVEKGSICIDGISLTVAKLDESSFAVSVIPHTGEETTLLGKNAGDIVNLENDVIGKYVERLLGIKTSKPEKQESKITMEFLETFGF